The genomic DNA AGCTCAGTGTGCATCAAACTTCTACAATTTCATCACTCTTAAACACAACCCCAAACGCAATCATATAACTTTGTTAGGCCTTGCAATTGTTTTCTGGAATTCCATAGcacttctttttttaaaaaaaaaagagagaaagtaTATTTTCCATTTACAGTTGCACTGGCGCTGCTGTAACATTTTTTCTAAATCCATCTTGCTTGGTATCTTGGAACCAGGATCAAGCGAGATCCTCTGCCAGTTGCATTTCTTTACTCCAGGCCCGGACAAGAATTTCAAAGCTACTGCCAAAGTGTGGGGCAGGCTCGCTAAGCTAGTGGAGATTCAGTGCATAGCATACGACTTTGCAACCAACCTTAGAGACCAATCAGGCAATAACTACGACCCAAAATCTCCGCTTAGTCTTTAAGCTCAGGTGTGAATAGCGGTGCTGCTGGTCGTAAGCAGCATGACCAGGGTCAGCAAATTAGGCACGCAGCATGTTTGCTTTAAGCAGAGTGCTGGCTAGGATTAAGCATACTCCAAGCAAAGAACACAGAGGCGTGCTCTTACTTTTCGCGACCCGTGCATGCTGATACATCGTTGCGGATCGCCCAAACTTGGCGTGACCTTGTGCCCGTTTCATTCCCTTTGTCATCACTTCTGCTATAAACTATATGGATTCTGAAGTAGGGTTGATCTTGGTTTGGCAGTGAATGTCCGTTCGAACTCCGAATAGGAAAAGACGAATTAAACAGCGAGCTATAGCACGCACttagaagaaggaagaaatgATGTAGCCACTTGAATTCAAGTTCGATAAGACAATGTCACCGTAATACCAATCTAGGAACCCCATTGTTTTTTCTTAATTCCAAATTGGGTCATAGTGTTCATGCATTTTGCGGGGTACATTATCCATCTAATCAAATCATGTAAAACGATTCGTCTGACTAACTTTGTATTAGGCGGCAGAAAAGTCCTGACGCAACGTAATTATCCTCGCACCGATCACGGCGGTGTCTGGCACATGCACTTGCCAAACCTTTTTGCTCGAGACCACTAGTATGCTGCTGCAACCCCGTAGAACCATAGAGGCAGACACTTGAGTAAACAAACACGAGGCAAGCTTCGCCATTGCGACGACGACCAGAGCTCCGAAGCGCATGCCAGCGGCGCACGATCACGACATGCTCCGGCGTTAAGCTAGTTTATGTTCGGCCGCCGGCAGTGGCGACTGGCGAGTGATTGATCCCGTGACTGTGATAGAGAGGTCTGATTTCTACGTGCAAGTTGCAGAAAAGAGCAAGGGAATGGTCAGATCGCTTGGAAGCTAGTCTGACTCTTTTTGAAGCCCTGCATGCCTTTTACTTGTGCGCACGTCTGACTACTTTTTGCCTGCCGTGCACTGTCTTTACAGGTCTCTGTTAAGCTAGGCGTCGATGGTAAAACTCTGGATAAAAATCGAGGAGTTCACCTGAGCTGCCGTGACGCCCTGCGGCCCTAGCTGTGCGCGCGTGATAGAGGGGCAACAAGCCATGCCGACATGTCAGCTGGGGTACCGAAAGCCGGTAAAAAAAACTACTTACTCCAATCAGGAAAACTTCGGATTTACCTAAACAGAGCACATTGCATCGTGCACTAGTTATCCNNNNNNNNNNNNNNNNNNNNNNNNNNNNNNNNNNNNNNNNNNNNNNNNNNNNNNNNNNNNNNNNNNNNNNNNNNNNNNNNNNNNNNNNNNNNNNNNNNNNGGATGCATGGGAGGTCGGATTTTGGAGACGGGTTCCATATCGGAAAAACCCGAGCAAAGTTTGCAGCGTATTCTTCAGAATACTTATACTTATATCGACCGAATCGCGAAGAGCTACGACTTACCTAGCCTGGCGCCAAGATTTACGGCGCCACGCCTTGGCGCCAtcatggctggcgccaagcccccgccacatcggcatccgcgtcagcagctgcgtaaagaccttggcgccaggatggctggcgccgagacgttgtagcttggcgccagcgtggatagcgccaagctaagggtctatttttggaattggttccgccaggggtctttttgtgagaatctttcgcgaaaagggttaaaaaacaaaaaagtcggtcCAGATAGTAGCCAGATACCATCAGTCACACCGTTACCGATCGCCTGTGTGTCTGACTGCCTGTCGTGTGTGGATAGAGAGCACTGAGCTTTCAGCTGTAGAGTAATTGGGTTGGTGTGCTCTGGTCGGCTGGTCTACAGTGGGAGTGGCCAAGGATTGCCACTTTCCACGCACCCTTTTGACATCTGGCGACAAGAGGCCACTCCACCACTCGGTCATAGCAGAGCTCACTCGGCGGAGGTCGAGCCGCTGGCCGGCCAAATGCATCGTGCCATCGTGATCGTGGGAGTAAATGGAGTGGTCGACGTCAGTGCGGCGCACCAggttctagaaaaaaaaaactgcgtCAATCACCGTGCGTGCGACAGTGCGAGTGCGAGCATGCGCGCAGCACGCATCAGTCCGTGCATCACTCGCCCGCGCTCACGGCTCACCCTCGTCACGACTAAAACGTTGGGCCAAGCCCGAAACTCGACAAACCCCCAACGCCACCCACGAAAATGCAAATGCAGCCCAACGTGGGAGAGCACAGCCTGGACAAACCCAACTTGACCCGAAACGCAGCGGCACGGCAGGCCCGCAGCCTCACGCGGCCGAGCACCACCAGTGGGCCGAGGAGGTCGAGGAAAGGCCGGTGGGCTTGGGGCCGGCGTCGAGATCGACTTTGTTTGCCTTGGGCATATAGCAAGGCCAGCAGCGACTTCGAAGCTCAACTGTGCTTCGGCCTTCAGCTCGCCGGGCTGCAGCAATGATGGGCTGGGAGATATAAGTTGGAGAAGTCGATAATTACCGACGGTAAAATTCCGACTAAATACGGTAATCTTCGAAAACGATCGGAAGAGAGCCCGCCAATGCTACCTACCGCTGCAGGATTCGGGCAGTCACACGCCAAGAAACCTACCACGCCAGCACCGCTCCAAGCCCCCAACGGCCCCGCAAATCATGGAATTGACGTGTCAGAGAGGGGCACTTTGAGATGGGAACTGGGCAGGTGTTGCGTTGGAGTGCTGGGTGGACAGGAACGATGATCGGAACTTGGCGTGGCCTGTGGGGATCGATTCCTTCACTGGAGGAGATGCGTCAGAGTTGAAGACGTTGGTGAAAGCATGGCATTGGCACTGGGCTCAGTTAATAATAACTCTGTTTCCTGGAAACTGGAAACGCATTATTGGTCGAAAACTACCGCTGGTCAGCAGTTTCTTTAGAAAGCCACGCGTGAAAAGGGTACCGGCCAGGAATGTTGAATGTTGAATGTTGAATGTATCATGTTGCCGAGAAAACAGTTGATCTGGTCACTGTAGTTGGATATTTCACAGAAATTTCACCTCTCCCGGACCTCAAAAAATCCCACAATATTGGTGGTCTGTATTTGGCACATCCGGATTAACTAATGTATTTTGTTATTCTGCTCCGAATATAAcatatactccatccgtcccaaattatacgtcattttgatttttcaagATTATAGTTTTTTCTATGCATCAAGATATACCTTATGTCTAGATTCATACAAAAATATGCACCAAGCGATAAGCGATGATGGAAAGTGTCGTGGGGGTGCAGTAACATATTATTAGTCATTTTATGAGTATTGTAATCCTTGGCAATTTTCTCGTGTGACTGAATTTTTTCTAACTTTACCAACATTTTTGATAAATTGCCAACAATATCATTCCCAACAAACATATTACCACAGTTATGATAATCAAGTAACGTAAGACCATAAATTATTGACTATTTCAAATAGAAACTGCAGGGGAAGGTTGTCAACATTGTAGCCTACTAGGATGCACACATGAATGGGAAATGGCATAGAAGTCCATGTAGCACCTGTCGTTAATTAATGTCCGCTAGACTAGGAATTAGGAAGTCAACAAAACAAACTAATAACAAGACCAATGAAAATCCTAACGCCATCTCAGTTTGGTAAAGCGCGCTAGAGATGGGAGATGACGATTACCGTCGTCTCACCCCGGCAGGTGACGATCGGCATGATCGTCGTAGCACTCAAGTTGCAGTTCCTGGCGACAGTGCTGCTGGCAGGACCAGGACCGATAACCCTGCCTGGCTGCCCAGAAACCTGCGGCGACGTGCGCGTGCCGTACCCGTTCGGCATCGGCCAGGGCTGCTTCCACCATGGCTTCAACCTCACCTGCGACGAGGAACAGCACCCGCCGAGGCTGTTCTTGGGCGACGGCGTGGAGGTGCTCGGCATCTCCTTGCCGGACGGCACGGTACGCATCCGGATGAACATTTCGTGGCTGGACCACGCCGAGTTCAACGGCTCGTGGTCAgtccccgcgcccgccgccgggcccCTGAGGGTATCGAGCGCGCGCAACTCCTTCGTGGCGTTCGGGTGCAACATGGTGGCCAAGCTCATCCCTTACAGCGCGCTCGGCGGCCCGACCGCCCAATCCAGCGTCTGCGCCGCCGTGTGCTCGGAGACGCTCAGTGCCGCCTCGTGCTCCGGCGTCGGCTGCTGCCGCACCTCCATCGCGTTCTGGGGGGATCTCCCGTCGTACGGCGTCCAGGTTAGACACCTGGTAGGGCAAACCGATAGCGGGTTGTTTCGTAGGGCAGTGTTCGTGGTTGATCAGGACTGGTTCAGCAGAAACGAGGCCGAGATGGCGAGCAACTACAGCAAGCTGGACTACGAATACGAGAACGTAGTCATGGCGGGCAGTGTTCCCGCGGTGCTGGAGTGGTCGTTGGACATTGCACGCGACGAGGCCTTGTTTGTGCTGTCACCTATAGGGCCCGGATCTTCTGACTTCAGATGCCTGAGCTCGAATAGTTTTTCCTATACCATTGATGGGAATTACGACCGGAGACGGTGCAACTGTTCTGATGGATATGAGGGCAATCCCTACGTCAGTGATGGATGTCAAGGTATCTACCACTTCTGTGTTCTGTTTTATTTGTACCGCTCGTATCTTTCGTTTTTGGCAATGTTTTGTGCCTGCCTACAGCTGTATACGTTCAAAGGTTGTGTGAAATGCTTGCTCTTTGTAACCACCcgtctctcttcttcttttcaaTACCCTTTTTTCAGATATTGATGAGTGCCAACTGCCAGATCTTTACCCATGTCATGGAACCTGCATCAATTTGCCTGGGACACACCGGTGCTCACCAAAGAAAAGCATCTGGAGCCTTCCAGGTACAAACATGTACAACTACTGCTACATTTTTCAGTTCCAATATCAGTATCATTTGATAGAGGGTATATTTAGGTTCCAGAACTAGTTGAGTTCAAAACGAGAAGTGGAAAACAAATCTAAGATGGCTGCTGTAAAAAGCATCCCAAGAAACACATGTATGGTATTGTAATTCTTGAGTTTATGTTATGCAGGTTTAATTACAATAATAGCAATCAGTTCTGGTTTTGGCCTACTATTTTCACTTCTTGGTGTTGCCAAAATCACAAAAAAACTCAAGCAACAAAGAGCCAAGAAGCTGAgacaattttttttcaagagAAATCATGGGTTGCTTCTCCAACAATTAATCTCATCAAACAAAGATATAGCTGAAAGGATGAAGATTTTCAGCTTAGAAGAACTAGAGCAAGCAACAAACAAATTTGATCAGAATCGTATCCTTGGACGTGGAGGCCATGGCACAGTCTATAAAGGCATCTTATCTGATCAACGTGTTGTTGCCATTAAAAAGTCCAAAATTGTGGTTCAAAGGGAAATTGATCAGTTCATAAATGAGGTCGTCATACTTTCACAGACTAATCACAGAAATGTGGTGAGACTCTTTGGTTGTTGCCTAGAGACAGAAGTTCCTTTACTTGTCTATGAGTTCATATCGAATGGAACCCTATCATACCATCTTCATGGACAGAGTGAAAATCCTTTGCCATGGAAAGACAGACTGAGGATTGCACTAGAAACTGCAAGGGCCATTGCGTATCTACACTCTGCCGCTTCCATATCTGTGTTCCATAGAGATATTAAATCTGCAAATATACTACTCACTGATAATTTAACCGCTAAGGTATCAGATTTTGGAGCGTCAAGATCAATCTCAATAGATGAGACAGGAATACTTACAGCCATCCAAGGAACTCACGGGTACCTTGATCCCATATACTACTACACCAGCCGACTCACAGAGAAGAGCGATGTCTACAGCTTTGGCGTTATTTTAGCAGAACTTCTGACAAAGGTTACACCAGTTTTCTCTTCTCATTCATCAGAGGTCACAAGTTTAGCATCACACTTCGTGTCATTGAAAAGAGATAATCGCTTATGGGATGTTCTAGATCCACAAATTATTGAAGAGGGAGGGGCTGAAGATGCCGAAGTGATTGCAAATATCGCAGAAACATGCTTAAGCTTAAAAGGTGAAGAAAGGCCTACAATGAGGCAAGTGGAGACAAAACTTGAAGATGTGCAAGGCTCAAAGGTCCATCCCAATTCTAGGATAACAAGAACAAGCCAAAACGCTCCACAAGATAAGTCGTTCAAGGGGAACAGAGGCAGTGAAGGAACTAGACAATACAGTTTGGAGAAAGAGTTCATACAATCATCTGAAATTCCAAGATGATTCTTATGCACTGTGTGAGTTTATTTAGAAGTTTTCAGTTTCGTATGCACTTTTGCGCCTCCAGAACACCAATGATTGATGTATAACCATGAAATTAGTAGTAACCAGTAAATAAACAAATAGGGGTGGGAAATAGGAGAGTGAGGGGGTTGTTTTCCTGTACTGTTGAAATATCAGTATTTAAAATAGCAATGGGAAAGTTCTGTAAGAACTACTATTATATGCAGACAAATAACAACGGATATCCATGAATGTACATATCCTTAATACTTCACTTTCAATTGTTGACTTTGCATAAGATAGATCTGAAGGATTGTGAAGATTAGGTACAAACATAGCTGTGACGTGCTCCTTTGTTGGAGGAACCTTCTGTGACGAAAAATCTGACACTAAATGTTTATCAGTGCAATTGGATGAACACTGACAATTTGGCAATCCACTCTAGGGCTTTGTCATCTTGGCAAGTGCAGAAAGTGAAGCAACTGCTTCCCCAGTGGTCAAATACAGGCAATTCGACCTGAACTGATTTAGAGCCTCGTTTGCTCGCTGTATCTTCTCCATGACCTCTCCGGTAGGATTGACAAGTACAAGCTACGTGAAAGCAAAATTTAGTTCGCCGCACGAGTATGCAGGCTTGCATCTTGTGTGAGAAATTGAACGTTCATATATGACGAGCATACCTCAAGACCACGTTTCTCTATTGCTTTCTTTATGTCAATGAGGAGTGCTATGCCACTTGTATCAATTGCAGGAACAgctgaaaaataattttttattatatGCTAGTGAACATGCTA from Setaria italica strain Yugu1 chromosome VII, Setaria_italica_v2.0, whole genome shotgun sequence includes the following:
- the LOC101780616 gene encoding wall-associated receptor kinase-like 8 — encoded protein: MTITVVSPRQVTIGMIVVALKLQFLATVLLAGPGPITLPGCPETCGDVRVPYPFGIGQGCFHHGFNLTCDEEQHPPRLFLGDGVEVLGISLPDGTVRIRMNISWLDHAEFNGSWSVPAPAAGPLRVSSARNSFVAFGCNMVAKLIPYSALGGPTAQSSVCAAVCSETLSAASCSGVGCCRTSIAFWGDLPSYGVQVRHLVGQTDSGLFRRAVFVVDQDWFSRNEAEMASNYSKLDYEYENVVMAGSVPAVLEWSLDIARDEALFVLSPIGPGSSDFRCLSSNSFSYTIDGNYDRRRCNCSDGYEGNPYVSDGCQDIDECQLPDLYPCHGTCINLPGTHRCSPKKSIWSLPGLITIIAISSGFGLLFSLLGVAKITKKLKQQRAKKLRQFFFKRNHGLLLQQLISSNKDIAERMKIFSLEELEQATNKFDQNRILGRGGHGTVYKGILSDQRVVAIKKSKIVVQREIDQFINEVVILSQTNHRNVVRLFGCCLETEVPLLVYEFISNGTLSYHLHGQSENPLPWKDRLRIALETARAIAYLHSAASISVFHRDIKSANILLTDNLTAKVSDFGASRSISIDETGILTAIQGTHGYLDPIYYYTSRLTEKSDVYSFGVILAELLTKVTPVFSSHSSEVTSLASHFVSLKRDNRLWDVLDPQIIEEGGAEDAEVIANIAETCLSLKGEERPTMRQVETKLEDVQGSKVHPNSRITRTSQNAPQDKSFKGNRGSEGTRQYSLEKEFIQSSEIPR